The DNA sequence GGTTAACAGCATGCTAGTGCTACTACGGCGACACTCAGTTCAGATGAACATCCAATAATCCACTCAGATAGAGGTTCCCATTAGCGATGGCCTGGATGGATTTCCAGAACAGAAAAAGCTGGGCTTCCAAGATCAATGTCGCGAAAGGGTTGCCCACCAGATAATGCTGCATGTGAATGACTTTTCGGAAGAATAAAAAACGAAATGTTTTACAATAGATCCTGAACTCGAGTAAGCGTAGATAAGTTTATATATATTTTAAATGATTATCTTAAATGGTATAATAAAAAAAGAATAAAGATGTCATTGGGCGCAATGAGTCCAGTAGAGTACAGAAAAAATCTTGGTTTGGTTGTTTAATTAGTCCAAGAAATCATCCGCACCTCCAGACAGAGATACAAAACTGTGTAATTCACCAGATAAGAAACAGCACAAAATTTGTTTCCTACAAGGATATTAAGAAACTGATGGTTGATTTAAAGAAAGTATATATGGCAGTTAATGAA is a window from the Candidatus Delongbacteria bacterium genome containing:
- a CDS encoding IS3 family transposase → MYILNDYLKWYNKKRIKMSLGAMSPVEYRKNLGLVV